Proteins from one Elusimicrobiota bacterium genomic window:
- a CDS encoding radical SAM protein: MNQPGLDIALVQPPGWANQNPPLGLAQLKSYLTGQGLRARTFDLNIILYNLRGSSYSDTWAPANGYNSWESPSFMEGMFAYYADELLASVQSILAQNPRAVGLSTHCSSLLAARLLAAKFRQVAPEIRLVFGGPQVAPYTRAWRELLREGLADAVVFGEGEAALTEWLAADAGEPRPIAGVAQRGEDGKPVAGPSRELISPLDSLPFPDFSDFELDLYAGHNVLPTYFSRGCINHCCYCTENQFFPKFRCRTGARVLAEIRHQLQLHPRTEFFRIHDSVSNGNIRELESFCDLLIASGLKVGFDLENAVIRREMDDRLHRKLKRAGCSLIGYGLETPAKTLLRSVGKNACLDADFEAVVVSGAKAGITVGLNMMFGLPGETEADFQEQLSFIRKLRRHRRRLLINPALNFCYFPEGSAVMADPDRFGVDVSLGELFWSSKDGRNTFPDRLRKFEAFCAEAEALGYANLFGITKTLNRNLLLGRYHRALGDEGAALGLLEESFRSELKTLELAREILELRTRLGGEPGEVGRAAESFLCAQEAAGPAWKELAPDRGALDQFVLDRSLAAHLQRWSAMVRSTQKPLLPPPGPPWRDLGTRVRRLVLRLFDRISFAHDRRLVVILLALQELDNKLSAVAATKKRPL; encoded by the coding sequence GTGAATCAGCCCGGACTCGACATCGCCCTCGTGCAGCCCCCCGGCTGGGCCAATCAGAATCCGCCCCTGGGCCTGGCCCAACTCAAGAGCTATCTGACAGGGCAGGGCCTGCGCGCCCGGACCTTCGACCTCAATATCATCCTCTACAACCTTCGCGGCAGCTCCTACTCGGATACCTGGGCTCCGGCCAACGGCTACAACTCCTGGGAAAGCCCCTCCTTCATGGAAGGGATGTTCGCCTATTACGCGGACGAGCTGCTCGCCTCCGTGCAGTCGATACTCGCCCAGAACCCCCGGGCCGTAGGACTATCGACGCACTGCTCTTCATTGCTGGCCGCCCGTCTGCTGGCCGCCAAATTCCGGCAGGTCGCTCCCGAGATCAGATTGGTCTTCGGCGGTCCCCAGGTGGCGCCTTACACGCGGGCTTGGAGGGAACTCCTGCGCGAGGGACTGGCGGATGCGGTGGTCTTCGGCGAAGGCGAGGCCGCGCTGACCGAATGGCTCGCGGCCGATGCCGGCGAGCCCCGCCCAATCGCCGGCGTGGCTCAGCGGGGAGAGGACGGCAAACCCGTGGCCGGCCCGTCCCGGGAGCTCATCAGCCCGCTGGATTCCCTGCCCTTCCCCGACTTCTCCGACTTCGAGCTGGACCTCTACGCGGGCCACAACGTCCTGCCCACTTACTTCTCACGCGGCTGCATCAACCACTGCTGCTACTGCACCGAGAATCAGTTCTTCCCGAAATTCCGCTGCCGCACCGGCGCGCGAGTGCTGGCCGAGATCCGTCACCAACTCCAGCTCCACCCGCGCACTGAATTCTTCCGGATACACGATTCGGTCTCCAACGGCAACATCCGGGAGCTGGAATCCTTCTGCGACCTGCTCATAGCCAGCGGCCTGAAGGTGGGATTCGACCTTGAAAACGCGGTCATCCGCCGCGAGATGGATGACCGTCTCCATCGCAAGCTCAAGCGCGCCGGCTGCTCCCTCATCGGCTACGGCCTGGAGACTCCGGCCAAGACGCTCCTGCGCAGCGTGGGAAAAAATGCCTGCCTCGACGCTGATTTCGAGGCTGTGGTGGTCAGCGGAGCCAAAGCCGGTATCACGGTCGGCCTCAACATGATGTTCGGTCTGCCCGGAGAGACCGAAGCCGACTTCCAGGAGCAGCTGTCCTTCATCCGGAAGCTGCGCCGGCACCGCCGGCGCCTGCTCATAAACCCGGCACTCAACTTCTGCTATTTCCCCGAGGGCAGCGCGGTCATGGCCGACCCGGACCGCTTCGGCGTGGACGTCTCTCTGGGAGAGCTGTTCTGGTCGTCCAAAGACGGCCGCAACACCTTCCCCGACCGGCTGCGCAAGTTCGAGGCCTTCTGCGCCGAGGCGGAGGCTCTGGGCTACGCCAACCTGTTCGGGATCACCAAGACCCTCAACCGGAACCTGCTCCTAGGCCGGTATCACCGCGCCCTAGGCGACGAGGGGGCCGCGTTGGGCCTGTTGGAAGAGTCTTTCCGCAGCGAACTCAAGACGCTGGAGCTGGCGCGCGAGATCCTGGAGCTCCGGACTCGCCTCGGAGGAGAGCCGGGAGAGGTCGGCCGGGCCGCGGAGAGCTTCCTGTGCGCCCAAGAGGCCGCCGGACCCGCCTGGAAGGAGCTGGCGCCTGACCGGGGCGCCCTCGACCAGTTCGTTCTGGACCGGTCCCTCGCGGCGCACCTGCAGCGCTGGTCCGCCATGGTCCGTTCCACCCAGAAGCCCCTGTTGCCGCCGCCTGGCCCTCCCTGGCGCGACCTCGGGACCCGGGTCCGACGATTGGTCCTGCGCCTCTTCGACAGGATATCTTTCGCCCATGACCGCCGGCTCGTGGTGATCCTGTTGGCTCTGCAGGAGCTGGACAACAAGCTCTCGGCCGTCGCCGCGACCAAGAAGAGACCACTCTAG